The Mya arenaria isolate MELC-2E11 chromosome 15, ASM2691426v1 genomic sequence CAAGCCTGCAATGCGAAACACAATCCAAACATGAGTGTATCGTTTCAACTGCTTCACAAACACCATACGTGCTCGGCACAAGCCTGCAATGCGAAACGCAAACACAGCATTAGTGTATCGTAATAGCTGCTTCACAAAGACCATACGTGTTCggcacaatatttatgcgaaaagctacagaaacaagttcagtagcaaaatgtataaaaataaacccggtttaatggcactgggcaaacgccaaagacatatggCTAAGATTATGTAAACCACAAGCCTGCAATGCGAAACAGAAACACAACATAAGTGTATCGTAATAACTGCTTCACAAAGACCATACATATTTGGCACAAGCCTGCAATAAGTAACACAAACACAGCATGATTGTATCGGAATAACTGCTTCACAAACACCATACGTATTTGGCACACAGCTGCAATGCGAAACGCAAACACAACATGAGTGTATCGTAAAAACTGCTTCACAGACACCATACGTATTTGGCACACGCCTGCAGTAAGACACAAAAACGTAACATAACTGTATCGTTCCAGAGCCGCATGATAACTAGCATGTCAATAACACGAAACACTATCAGTGTATCGTTCTAACTGCTTCACCTACTTCACACATATTTGATACAAGCCTACAACGAGAAACACAAACACAGCACCCAATGTACTGTCTATGACAAAAGGTTTAATGTGTAATATTTTGGATCGATTTAATTCGGAATTTATATTCCCTTTAAGTTCTTAAAGCTATGTATTTTATTAGCAAcaattattcttaaacaaacgTGGTCTTTGGACGATATGatcaaacaacaacattattttgttaaatgtatgtcTTTGTATTAAAATCCGGTGTTTTAGATTATAAGAAGCCTATTACGGAAGAAGCAATATAAATGgaagacaattttaatgaaaatgttgtaaatgtGCAGTTTCTTAACGAGCGATCATAATTCCAATGGCGCCATCTGAACGATGAAAATTAGGACAACACTATTGCGCAATCGTTTCAAATCAATACCAGATATCATTCGATATGAAGGTGGAATTTTGATGAAGAGTCCTTCAATTCAACAAGATTTCTTTGTACATTTGAGTTGTTATATTAAGCATTGTTTTACAAATCCGAAATTAATTTTGCCCGTAAGGAAACCGGGACTGCAAGTTAAATTTACATTAGATAAAATTTAAGTTTTCAAGGGATTTAACTGTGaagcaaaatttatatttcgtGTTGCAATACGTTCACGTTTGTTTACTAACTGTTTCTATGTTAAAATTTCTTTCCGGTCTAATTATGTGGCGATACTTTAGTTTAAAACCAATTAGATAAAATACCTTTTGTAGCACCATACACCACAGGCAACAATAATCACAGCTAAAATGACGGCACATGTCGTAAGTATCACCGTTAGTGTCACCACCAGTGTTAATGGAAACTCATCTGGAAAACACACATGAAAAACTTACATTACTAATATATCCAAGCCGGaagaaaaatacaatacatactgGCATTAAACTGTCAAAATAAGGTGATATTTGAAGATTTAAAACCAGAACGTTGCATCAAAGCagttacaataatacaatgaaatatacagggacacttgcaaaacaatacacataagcCCTGTTAAGCGGCACAAGAGTTCAAATGATGATGAACTAgataaagaaacatatttacaccacataatcaaatacaaacaccacaaacagactaTAGATGCATTACAAATGTGATATGTGACGGGATTACCACATTGGAACGGTCATTGAAACACGTGTTTACTTGGACATTAGTGTACTGATTCAATTAGTCTGTATAGCAATACCCATACTTGCACAAAAACTTGATCAATGttttcacaattaaaaatataaacctcACCAGAGCAAGcataaacttgaaaacaatgaatattcTGCAAACCAAATGAAGATAGCCGAATCAAATGTGCTAGCTCtttaaatgcatgaaaaatCATTCAAAGACAGCCATCTGACATAGCTAAGCCATTAGTCACTACATATATTAGTCATATGTGTACCGTGTTTCCATATGATTAGCACATGGGCTGAATATGTTGAATTGATTATACCATGTCTGTTCCTGAGTAGGGCAATTATTGCTAATTAGCAAGATTTCTGTGTcgtattttacaaaataagacAAGGTTTGAAGTGTATTTACCGTTTATATTCTGTGCCAATGGCAACAATGCCGATATTGGAAGACATAAGTCATTGGTATAGAAGGGCAAGCTGTCAAAACGTACAAATTAATGTTACATTACATCATCATTAACCATTTggaaacaacaaaaacaactaaaaGACAAGATGTATCGTTGTCCATTTCCATAATAAAACATCTATAACGTAACAGCTGGACACTCAgttcagagatctgataagcagCACAATGTAAttaagataaagatcaatacacagcagttgtgtactatacacggATTGTTTTTGGGGTGGGGGTCAATTAAAGCAGGCTTATACTAGGCCTTTAAGCTGATTATTTAAACAAACGTAACATTAATCTGGTAGAAAAATGCTTCAAGTAAAGTGTTAGCCATTATACCGTGCTAATGATGAGTGCTGATGAAAGCGCAACCCGCTAAATATCAGACCATTCAGTACTTAATAGTAGCTTCATTACACATTTCTGGCAATTCTGTACCAGATCATATATTACCTTCAGTAGTCGTTTTGTCGATTATGTCCTCTTTTTCTGTAAAATGTACAATTCATTGATTTAAATAGTATAGTAAAGCTTTACGGGGCAAAGAAACGAATTCATCAGAGAAATGGAATTTTGATATACAAATCATTACTGAGATCTAATTTTCGTGAGAAAATGGATAAGTTTATTGCAACTTGaaaatttcactttaaaacagatCGATTTTAAGCAAACATACTGCATCTTACTATaactatttttgtattaaaagcCTTTTTCTTTCTTCATTGCAGGACGTTTACAAATACTTGAGAATATTAACcgtaaaaaaacaataagttCAATTAACTGTCGTTTATTTTACTAGATTCGTTTTAGAAAAAGaatcattacaaattaaaatacctGTCACACTGACGTACGCCTCCGGCATGATAAGACTGGCGACCAAGTTGGATGCTACACAGTGGTAACTACCTTCGTCTGAATAAGTCACGTTGCGGATGGTGAATATCATGTGTGCCGACGAGTTGGTGATTTGTTCATAGTCTTTAAACCAAATGAAAGTCGGAGGAGGACTTCCTGTGGCATTGCAAATGAGCAGGCATGTTTGTCCTGCCACTACTGTTTGGTTTTCAAGAGGATACATAGTGGTAGGTGAAGTAGAGCAGAAGACGTTGGACTTATTAATCGCATCTAGGTGATCCAAAAGACCAAGAGACATTTCGTATACCTCGAGAATTTTGAGGGAATAGTTATTAGTCAATGTCAAAAAGATATCCTCAAAGGCGGAGATACGTTgtatgctttgatttttgtaaGGTATGTCAGTTGATGGAAGAACAATTTCATAAAGCGATGCAACAGCGTAATGTGCACAATCCAGGAAAGAGACACACGTATCTGCACTGAAATGTGCGCTTGTTACGTTTTCCATGGCGACGACCCAATAATTGACCATTTCTAGGGAATTGGCATCATCGGTTTGATTTTGAAGCATTGCGGCTGCATCTCCAGAAAATCTTTCAACATCCGATAAGTATGTATCAGAAGTTAAATTTGCTTTTGCGCTGTCGATGGTTTCTGTCAATTCAGTAAGGCTGATGTTGAATTCAGCTTCAGCTACGTTCGGATCAATTCCTAAATCAGTTAACGATGCATTTCCTAGGGCCTGCTTATCTTTTAAGCCCAGATCATCCTGTACAATTGACGCATTTATCAAAGTACTAGCTGTCTCGTTTGCCATGTCATGCAAGGCAAAGATAGTGTCAAGCAGAAAAGTAtggatgtttttaaatgttttacaattttgcCGAAATATTTCTGTCCTAATATCATATTCACTGTCCGTTTCGTTAGTAGTAAAGCCAAGTGTATCCGCGATTATGTCAATGGTCTCATTGTAAAGTGTTTCTGAAGCATTGACATGAGTATCCCTTGTTTTCCTATAATGCTTGTACAATACATTAAGAGAATCAAATTCTATCTCTCTTCGCCTGCGTCCGAAGATATTTCCGATGGAATCTAAAATAGCTGATATTGTTGCTTTGGCAGCATACCATAGACTTTGGAAAATGTCATTGAAATTGATGCGTATTTTAATTGTTCTAAATCCTGTTTTAAAAACGTTAACATCACAGTGGACATCAAACACAGCTATATTACGTGATGAAAGCGTAACTTCAAATCCGCAATTTCGCACATCAACGATACTCTCTAATCCATATTTAATGatcatatttaaagctgcaacgCCTAATTTCACAACCTGCTTTACAGCCTCAAGAGCAAGCTTTGCTCCTTCCAATATCCCTTTAGTTGCCTCTAATCCTAATTTAGCCAAATCAAGTGCCGCTATAGCTATGTCCAAAACAACCCTTGATTTATCAACAATGAATTGTGCCGCCGACACGACCACTTTAGCGGCATCTAAGGCTAGCATTGGAATACGAACAAAAACTTTGGCTACTTCTAGCGCTAAATAGGCAATAGCTCGAACAGCTCTGCATAGAAGGTTAAGGGTAAGGCAGATTGGATCAGGAAAAGAAATCATGCAGCTCGTAAATTTACAACATGGGTATGGTATTTTAACTCCCCAAACCCGTTTGTgacaaattttacatttaattcctGGAATACATATTTTCTTGCAGTCTTTAATCCTACATAATCTGTCAACATTTCTTTGGGCTTCATTTAGTTTACTTAGTGCATCTTGAAATGGTTTCTTCGCATCTTCTAGTTTATCTTTTGCTCTTTCAAGTGCACGTACGGCATCATCGAATTTTGAATTTGCATTACGGAAAATCGACTTTTTATCTTCAAGCCAGTTCTGAGCAGAAATTAACCCTCTTTGAGCCTTTGTCAAGCCATCCTGTAACTTACTTATTCTTTTGTTAGCATCATCAGctattgtactggtaaatctacGCAGTGCAGCTAAATAACCGTCATCAAAACTACCATCTCCATCGGCATCGGCTACAAAACTTCCTTTCACACCAAATGACAATTGGTACCATTCGTTTCCAAGTTCTGCAGATATTTGTAGTTGTGCTTTAAATGTATTCCATACATTTCCTTCAAGGTAAAGATACAAACCTTGATTTGTTATAAACAGGTCTGCTTGAGCTTTAATTCCAAGGAAATCGGCTTCTACACGTAACAAAGCAGCAAATTTACCTTTTGAGTCTAAACTTATAGCGAGTCCAATGCCTGCTCCTTCTATACGAAGGAAGCGCCCGATCTTAATCTGAATTACTTCAGAAGAGATAACAGCCAAAACTCTGGCGGCGTTTTCTCCCTTAAGAACACTATACGCGCGTTCAAACCGTCCGCATGACCCCAGAGTTTCTATGGAATACACAAGCTCAATTTCTAGTCCTAATATCTTCAAACCTGAAATATCTAGGTCGCCTTTAAACCGAAATCCAGCTCCGTTGATTTTCCTAAGCACCATGGAAGCTTGTGCAGTTACATTACTGAGCAACATATTTACCCTGTTCCGTATTGTGTTGGCTTCTTCCTTAATAAGATGTGTAACGTTGTGCTTGAGTAATCGTGTGTTTTCTCTTATCGACTCTAAAAATTCATCTGTGTCGTTTTGCAATTGTTTCCATCCCACTCTCCAGACAGCAGTAACTTTTTGAAGAACAAGTTGCAGATTTGGTTTATCAAAGTTACCTTCATCTTGAATAACGTCTTCAACAATGGCTAAAAACTTCTGACCAGTGGTTATTACTGTATTAAGTAATATGGTTGAATGGTCTGACAATAGGACTTGATACCTAGCTGAATAATCTCTTGTGAGATTAATAAACCGTTTACTTATGCGTTTTAAATCAAGAACTTCTTTCTCTATATCAAGTAGTGTTTGATTGTGGGCAGGAGTTTTTGAATCGCTGGCAAGAAAAACATAGGCTTTAACACTGACCCCGGGCTTAATAAAACGCAAAAGTGGTGCATCGAGAAATGCTTCAACGTTGAAAAGTAGCGACATGAAGACTCCTGCAGGATTTGCATTAAGACCACAAAAGTTCCTCGGATTAGATCCTGAAAATTAATTACTTTGTTATATTGTTCTGTAAATATTGCGGACATGGgcgaaaattaaaataaattacac encodes the following:
- the LOC128218695 gene encoding uncharacterized protein LOC128218695 isoform X1; the encoded protein is MKLHGILCIIVLLTLFSYAEAGFCSEAYTCSSQCSRKERYTTSCGFLWCCRCSKYRTKYDTCYSTCYRQVCCPGYTGSDCNTPLCYGSTSCLNSNPCRGPDRCSCRTGYKLPKCEDINECSSNNGGCQHVCRNNLASFTCLCNSGYVLKTDLKTCEDKNECSSNNGGCAHTCTNKPGAHQCNCREGYTLAWDGRQCNDVNECSAGTSQCGHDCTNTFGSYTCSCRAGYQLASSGKTCDDVDECRQTPFPCDHQCNNTPGSYTCSCEKGYFLDTGPQTCKDVNECDTHNNKCHHICTNSKGSYQCTCRPGYLLHTDGNTCTDVDECAEGTSQCSQKCTNTPGSCTCSCQKGYILGTDTFSCINKDDCQGIACDNGGVCIDNIGGYSCSCAKGYTGMHCELDFNECSGFLNGGCEDECINTVGSFACKCSDNSTLNEDGFTCSGLTGPSVFSKYGLLRRFLPRGCSTILLAKCDEGTDVKVLLSSTSNWYRLKTNPGRIFTYGIVFVETNTIALPVSISGLEVIEGIDDFKLITGSVTRDVNDGVPFGEERPLSCWTFATTPRYVRDFLVSNSFLSSFFNNIEKALPDWLQFSPTDNEILGVNDLKTELSKGNDIQNTECRGAPLYSDRLYTVLKFSNSFALSIYGQEITLPAAVSNKKFCIIVDICQDYGGSVFLILPEESRDILDRFDMFRRLINDSGVYIRPIGVGLSLQKHINVHSKTTHLQQWNGDEIIQYPVFQEANIWLGGNFRMDSDIFRVSGMTNAFLSIPSPVNIVYSLFLEEWGFVVRLEAVGVLEFTFKTPFGKQTIRGSGIGEVNALASLGGSNPRNFCGLNANPAGVFMSLLFNVEAFLDAPLLRFIKPGVSVKAYVFLASDSKTPAHNQTLLDIEKEVLDLKRISKRFINLTRDYSARYQVLLSDHSTILLNTVITTGQKFLAIVEDVIQDEGNFDKPNLQLVLQKVTAVWRVGWKQLQNDTDEFLESIRENTRLLKHNVTHLIKEEANTIRNRVNMLLSNVTAQASMVLRKINGAGFRFKGDLDISGLKILGLEIELVYSIETLGSCGRFERAYSVLKGENAARVLAVISSEVIQIKIGRFLRIEGAGIGLAISLDSKGKFAALLRVEADFLGIKAQADLFITNQGLYLYLEGNVWNTFKAQLQISAELGNEWYQLSFGVKGSFVADADGDGSFDDGYLAALRRFTSTIADDANKRISKLQDGLTKAQRGLISAQNWLEDKKSIFRNANSKFDDAVRALERAKDKLEDAKKPFQDALSKLNEAQRNVDRLCRIKDCKKICIPGIKCKICHKRVWGVKIPYPCCKFTSCMISFPDPICLTLNLLCRAVRAIAYLALEVAKVFVRIPMLALDAAKVVVSAAQFIVDKSRVVLDIAIAALDLAKLGLEATKGILEGAKLALEAVKQVVKLGVAALNMIIKYGLESIVDVRNCGFEVTLSSRNIAVFDVHCDVNVFKTGFRTIKIRINFNDIFQSLWYAAKATISAILDSIGNIFGRRRREIEFDSLNVLYKHYRKTRDTHVNASETLYNETIDIIADTLGFTTNETDSEYDIRTEIFRQNCKTFKNIHTFLLDTIFALHDMANETASTLINASIVQDDLGLKDKQALGNASLTDLGIDPNVAEAEFNISLTELTETIDSAKANLTSDTYLSDVERFSGDAAAMLQNQTDDANSLEMVNYWVVAMENVTSAHFSADTCVSFLDCAHYAVASLYEIVLPSTDIPYKNQSIQRISAFEDIFLTLTNNYSLKILEVYEMSLGLLDHLDAINKSNVFCSTSPTTMYPLENQTVVAGQTCLLICNATGSPPPTFIWFKDYEQITNSSAHMIFTIRNVTYSDEGSYHCVASNLVASLIMPEAYVSVTEKEDIIDKTTTEDEFPLTLVVTLTVILTTCAVILAVIIVACGVWCYKRLVPNKVEVFEAVGTRHS
- the LOC128218695 gene encoding uncharacterized protein LOC128218695 isoform X2; amino-acid sequence: MKLHGILCIIVLLTLFSYAEAGFCSEAYTCSSQCSRKERYTTSCGFLWCCRCSKYRTKYDTCYSTCYRQVCCPGYTGSDCNTPLCYGSTSCLNSNPCRGPDRCSCRTGYKLPKCEDINECSSNNGGCQHVCRNNLASFTCLCNSGYVLKTDLKTCEDKNECSSNNGGCAHTCTNKPGAHQCNCREGYTLAWDGRQCNDVNECSAGTSQCGHDCTNTFGSYTCSCRAGYQLASSGKTCDDVDECRQTPFPCDHQCNNTPGSYTCSCEKGYFLDTGPQTCKDVNECDTHNNKCHHICTNSKGSYQCTCRPGYLLHTDGNTCTDVDECAEGTSQCSQKCTNTPGSCTCSCQKGYILGTDTFSCINKDDCQGIACDNGGVCIDNIGGYSCSCAKGYTGMHCELDFNECSGFLNGGCEDECINTVGSFACKCSDNSTLNEDGFTCSGLTGPSVFSKYGLLRRFLPRGCSTILLAKCDEGTDVKVLLSSTSNWYRLKTNPGRIFTYGIVFVETNTIALPVSISGLEVIEGIDDFKLITGSVTRDVNDGVPFGEERPLSCWTFATTPRYVRDFLVSNSFLSSFFNNIEKALPDWLQFSPTDNEILGVNDLKTELSKGNDIQNTECRGAPLYSDRLYTVLKFSNSFALSIYGQEITLPAAVSNKKFCIIVDICQDYGGSVFLILPEESRDILDRFDMFRRLINDSGVYIRPIGVGLSLQKHINVHSKTTHLQQWNGDEIIQYPVFQEANIWLGGNFRMDSDIFRVSGMTNAFLSIPSPVNIVYSLFLEEWGFVVRLEAVGVLEFTFKTPFGKQTIRGSGIGEVNALASLGGSNPRNFCGLNANPAGVFMSLLFNVEAFLDAPLLRFIKPGVSVKAYVFLASDSKTPAHNQTLLDIEKEVLDLKRISKRFINLTRDYSARYQVLLSDHSTILLNTVITTGQKFLAIVEDVIQDEGNFDKPNLQLVLQKVTAVWRVGWKQLQNDTDEFLESIRENTRLLKHNVTHLIKEEANTIRNRVNMLLSNVTAQASMVLRKINGAGFRFKGDLDISGLKILGLEIELVYSIETLGSCGRFERAYSVLKGENAARVLAVISSEVIQIKIGRFLRIEGAGIGLAISLDSKGKFAALLRVEADFLGIKAQADLFITNQGLYLYLEGNVWNTFKAQLQISAELGNEWYQLSFGVKGSFVADADGDGSFDDGYLAALRRFTSTIADDANKRISKLQDGLTKAQRGLISAQNWLEDKKSIFRNANSKFDDAVRALERAKDKLEDAKKPFQDALSKLNEAQRNVDRLCRIKDCKKICIPGIKCKICHKRVWGVKIPYPCCKFTSCMISFPDPICLTLNLLCRAVRAIAYLALEVAKVFVRIPMLALDAAKVVVSAAQFIVDKSRVVLDIAIAALDLAKLGLEATKGILEGAKLALEAVKQVVKLGVAALNMIIKYGLESIVDVRNCGFEVTLSSRNIAVFDVHCDVNVFKTGFRTIKIRINFNDIFQSLWYAAKATISAILDSIGNIFGRRRREIEFDSLNVLYKHYRKTRDTHVNASETLYNETIDIIADTLGFTTNETDSEYDIRTEIFRQNCKTFKNIHTFLLDTIFALHDMANETASTLINASIVQDDLGLKDKQALGNASLTDLGIDPNVAEAEFNISLTELTETIDSAKANLTSDTYLSDVERFSGDAAAMLQNQTDDANSLEMVNYWVVAMENVTSAHFSADTCVSFLDCAHYAVASLYEIVLPSTDIPYKNQSIQRISAFEDIFLTLTNNYSLKILEVYEMSLGLLDHLDAINKSNVFCSTSPTTMYPLENQTVVAGQTCLLICNATGSPPPTFIWFKDYEQITNSSAHMIFTIRNVTYSDEGSYHCVASNLVASLIMPEAYVSVTEKEDIIDKTTTEGWCQIRLKCLKQLERDTHRVSKY